TGCCCTGAAAAAGACCTTCTCCACCTTTTGGGGAAGAGCGGCCAAGGTTTCTTTGACAAATTCACAAACGCCGTTTGAGGTGTAGCTTGAACCCGGGCGGAGCCACGAATTGACAAGCAGTTTCATCTCCGTGACAAAACATAAGATGGGGTGATAGCTTTTCGCGCCCTTTTTATGCGAGTTGTAACCCACTTCAGCTCCTTGTTGGTTGCCGTAAACGGTAAATGTGCTTGAGACGCAATCAAGCGTCACGCGTTTTAACCCGCAACGGCTTGCATTGTGCCGGGTTGTTGGGAAAAGATGTTCCAACCGACGATAAATGCCGCAATGGTTGATAAAATCAGAGGTTACGCTTAACCCTGAATATGACGTTAATTGTTCTGAACTGAACTCTTCCTTTACTGAACTGGCAGTAAATGAGATTTTTTTACTATTATTGTATTGCATGTGTCGGGTGAGTGTTATTTTTTATTTAACACCTTAAGGATAAATACTTTATCTGACACATACAACTTTTATTTGAGACTTTTAGGTGTTATATAAACAGGGAGCACCAGGTATCAAATTGTTCAACCTGCCGTTTGCCGTGTCTGTCAAGTTCTCTTCTTATTTCCTCCAGACTCTTCTCTCTCGTTAGGTCACGCCCTTTTGAGTAAAATTTATCGGCAAAGGCCAGTATCTGTTCTTCAATAGTTCTGGGAATAAAATCCTGGGCAGGCAGTGGCAGAGCCTGTGCTTGTATGTCCTGCCGGGTTATTCCTGTTCCTGTATGGTTTTCCGCCATGGGTGCCAGTCGATCCAATCCGTTTTCCCGTAGTAGTTGTCCTCCTATCAGACCGTGTTTTATATAAGGTTCCTCTCCATGACAGTCAATATCCGGAGCCTTGGTAAAGATTATACCTATGTCGTGTACCATTGCACCCTGTTCCAACAGTTCCATGTCCACCTGTAGCTCCGGCCTATTCCTTGCAATCGATAAAGCCTTGTCTGCCACCAGACGACTGTGGGTAAGAAGTATGTGTCTGGCTTCTCTGTCCCTGGGATAGTATTTGTCAATAACCTGAATTACAGCATCCCTGCTCATCTCTACTTCTTTTTAAAAATAACTGCCTCAGGTGCTTCAAGAATATTGGGATGAACAATGCCCAATTGTTTGAGGAGCAGGGGAACCAGATGCCTGTGCTCGAATGGTTCTATCCATGCCCCTTTATCGCTATGCCAGCCTGATACTATCAGAGGTAGGGGACTGTTACCGCTGTTTCCAAAAGTCCTGCTGCCATTGGTGCTCAACTTGCCATGCCATCCAGGTTGCAGACGTATCAATACATCTCCCGTACGGCTTGGAAAAAGGTTCTTATCCCAAAGGCTTCCTTCCTCAAGTTTGAAAAGCAAGTCATTGAGTGGCAAAGCTCTGTCAACACCTGTCACTTCCATTAAGAATACAGCCGCCTCTTCCTGCATTGTAGTGACATCCATACCTTTACTTTCGATCAGCTGCCTGTCCAGATACAGGTTATTGTCATTTATCTCGAGGGCCCATTTGCCCTGACCGTACCTGGCCATATAGTAAAAGTTGAGCAGAGCTAATGTCTTACCAAGATCTACAGTGCCGGTATTTTGTCCCTTTCTACCATGAGTCCCTGTTGCTGCTGCTGGGGTACGTGCAGAAGTGAAGATTGCCAGATAGTTGTTTTTACCAATATTTTCGTCAAGTACATCAAGCAGCCCTGCCATCAGAGCATCGATCTGCATTATAGTGGACTCCTTTAAGGGTGTAAGCAGTTCGTACTCATCCTCAAGGCTTCCTGTGTTAAACCCAACAGATAGCAGATCAGGAATATTATCCCTTCCAAAGTCAGTTGATTCTAAAAGGGCGACAGTTGCATCAAACGCAAGCTGGTTGGCCGTTGCTGGCGAAAGGGCCTGGAGGCCCTTGCGCTTATCGTTTAGCTGGTCCAGCCACAGGCTTTCATTTGCACTATTTGCATAATCCCTTATGTGCTTGAATATATTGTCCCAGTAAAGGAGATAATCGCAGTTGTATCCTGTTGCATGAAGCATCCATGGCTGGTCAACCCCGACTACAGCAGATAGAGATCCCGGGCCATAGAAATTTTTGAGGTAGTCACCAAGGCCTCTGGCCATGCTATTCAGGGCTGCAGTCTGGTAGTTGGCAGGTCCTTCGTTTGCATTGACAAAGCGACCGGTCTTACGGTCCAGCCATCTTTCACCTACCACCCCATGGCATGAGGGAGTGCAACCTGTGTAAAGGCTTGTAATCCTTGTGCCGGGATAGGCCGACAGGTCGGAAGAATAAGCGCCCATAAAGCGCATTCCGTCACGGGAAAGCCTTATAATACCCTTGTTGCTGAGCTTAGGTTGTATCAGGAGTAACTGATCCTCACTCAGTTCATCAACTACCACAAAAAGAATCAAACGCGGTGCCTCAGGAAGCTGTCCCCGCAGTAGATTGCCGGACAGCAATAGCAGGATGCATAGCACCGTGCACATCATACGTATCAATCCAGGCATCTGTTGGGGTATGCTTCAAGTGCTCTTTCGAGAATATCTATGGCTGCTGCCAGATCATCAATATTAAGTACGTAGGCAATCCTTACCTCCTTGGTGCCCTTTCCCGGGGTGATGTAAAAACCACTTGCAGGGGCCATCATCACAGTCTGGTTGTTGTAGCTGAAATCACTCAGGACCCACTGACAGAACTTGTCTGCATCATCAACAGGCAGTCTTGCTACCGTGTAAAATGCTCCCTTGGGCATTGGTGAAAATACGCCGGGTATGCGATTCAGTCTTTCAATCAGGAAGTTGCGACGCTTATTGTACTCTACGTTGGTTTCCCTGAAATACTCCTCCGGTGTTTCAAGTGAAGCCTCTGCAGCAATCTGCCCCAATGTAGGAGGACAGAGACGGGCCTGAGCAAACTTAAGGGCTGTCTCTATAATCCGTGGATTGCGTGAAAGCAGCATTCCAATTCTCAGACCGCATTCGCTGTATCTTTTGGATACTGAGTCGATCATTACTGTATGGTCTTCCAGCCCCTCAAGTTCCATTATCGAAATGTGCTGGGCTCCATCGTAGCAAAACTCACTATATACCTCGTCTGACAAGAGGTAAAGGTCATGACGCTTTACTATATCTTTCAGCTGTTCCAACTCCTCACGAGAATATAAATAACCCGTTGGGTTGTTGGGGTTACATATAAATATCGCCCTTGTCCTATCGGTTATAAGCTTTTCAATCTCCGAAAATGAGGGGAGAGCAAAACTTGTGTCGATATCCGAACTGAGGGGTACAACCTTTACACCAGTAGATGAAGCAAATCCGTAATAATTTGCATAAAAGGGCTCGGGAACAATTACTTCATCGCCAACGTCCAGACAGCTAAGGAAGGCAAGGCTTATGGCCTCGGAACCTCCTGTGGTAATCATCAGCTGATCTGTATTGATATTTATTCCCTTGGTCTTATAATATGCTGAAAGTTTTTTTATGTATGATTCTCTACCCGCCGAGTGTCCATATTCTATCACGTTAAGGTCAAGGCTGTGCATCGCCTCGAGGGCAACCTGCGGAGTCTTGATATCAGGTTGTCCAATGTTAAGGTGGAATACCTTGATTCCTTTGTTTTTTGCTTGTTCAGCAAAGGGAACCAGCCTGCGTATTGGAGAAGCAGGCATGACGGTACCGCGATGTGAGATACTTGGCATAGAAAGTCTGATTACTTGTTTTCCGGGTTACAATTAATAGTTAAATGCGGGATTTTAAGAACGAAATAAATGCAAAACTAAGGAATTTTTTAATGCATTGTTGGACTGTCTTTGTTTATATCTAGGCTTTCAAAAGATAATTTGCTGATAAGTAATGGAATGATTGAAAAAAGAAACATGACTTTTATCATAATGGAACTTTGGCATTTTTTTTGACGCTTAAGTGCTCGTCCCTAAAACTCCCAAAATACTTATATTATGCAAGCTAACCACCTACCCAGGCTTTTATTAATTCTATCCTTTTTCTTGTTGTCATGCTTTCAGCTTAGTGCCGCCGGCTTATCAGGTTGGGTACGTGATACCAAGGGCAACCCTGTTCCAGGTGCGACTGTTTATATCTCTGAGCTAAGAACTGGCACAGCAAGCAACAGTGAGGGATATTATCAGGTGTCTTTAGCACCAGGCGTCTATAACCTCACTTTTCAGGCTGTGGGTTTTGAAAAGCGTGTGTTGAAGGTTTCAATCATTGAAGATCATTACGAAGAGTTGAATATTGAACTACAGGAGGGGCTGTTTCATATCCCTGAGGTCCGCGTTTATTCAGGAGGAGAGGACCCTGCCTACGCCA
The genomic region above belongs to Xiashengella succiniciproducens and contains:
- a CDS encoding transposase; translation: MQYNNSKKISFTASSVKEEFSSEQLTSYSGLSVTSDFINHCGIYRRLEHLFPTTRHNASRCGLKRVTLDCVSSTFTVYGNQQGAEVGYNSHKKGAKSYHPILCFVTEMKLLVNSWLRPGSSYTSNGVCEFVKETLAALPQKVEKVFFRADSGFFNGGLFDLLEEGKHEYLVKVKLKNHHA
- a CDS encoding HD domain-containing protein; this encodes MSRDAVIQVIDKYYPRDREARHILLTHSRLVADKALSIARNRPELQVDMELLEQGAMVHDIGIIFTKAPDIDCHGEEPYIKHGLIGGQLLRENGLDRLAPMAENHTGTGITRQDIQAQALPLPAQDFIPRTIEEQILAFADKFYSKGRDLTREKSLEEIRRELDRHGKRQVEQFDTWCSLFI
- a CDS encoding alkaline phosphatase family protein, which translates into the protein MPGLIRMMCTVLCILLLLSGNLLRGQLPEAPRLILFVVVDELSEDQLLLIQPKLSNKGIIRLSRDGMRFMGAYSSDLSAYPGTRITSLYTGCTPSCHGVVGERWLDRKTGRFVNANEGPANYQTAALNSMARGLGDYLKNFYGPGSLSAVVGVDQPWMLHATGYNCDYLLYWDNIFKHIRDYANSANESLWLDQLNDKRKGLQALSPATANQLAFDATVALLESTDFGRDNIPDLLSVGFNTGSLEDEYELLTPLKESTIMQIDALMAGLLDVLDENIGKNNYLAIFTSARTPAAATGTHGRKGQNTGTVDLGKTLALLNFYYMARYGQGKWALEINDNNLYLDRQLIESKGMDVTTMQEEAAVFLMEVTGVDRALPLNDLLFKLEEGSLWDKNLFPSRTGDVLIRLQPGWHGKLSTNGSRTFGNSGNSPLPLIVSGWHSDKGAWIEPFEHRHLVPLLLKQLGIVHPNILEAPEAVIFKKK
- a CDS encoding pyridoxal phosphate-dependent aminotransferase, encoding MPSISHRGTVMPASPIRRLVPFAEQAKNKGIKVFHLNIGQPDIKTPQVALEAMHSLDLNVIEYGHSAGRESYIKKLSAYYKTKGININTDQLMITTGGSEAISLAFLSCLDVGDEVIVPEPFYANYYGFASSTGVKVVPLSSDIDTSFALPSFSEIEKLITDRTRAIFICNPNNPTGYLYSREELEQLKDIVKRHDLYLLSDEVYSEFCYDGAQHISIMELEGLEDHTVMIDSVSKRYSECGLRIGMLLSRNPRIIETALKFAQARLCPPTLGQIAAEASLETPEEYFRETNVEYNKRRNFLIERLNRIPGVFSPMPKGAFYTVARLPVDDADKFCQWVLSDFSYNNQTVMMAPASGFYITPGKGTKEVRIAYVLNIDDLAAAIDILERALEAYPNRCLD